Proteins encoded in a region of the Oryctolagus cuniculus chromosome 10, mOryCun1.1, whole genome shotgun sequence genome:
- the LOC100346971 gene encoding sodium- and chloride-dependent transporter XTRP3: MEKARPLWSNPLQFVFACISYAVGLGNVWRFPYLCQMYGGGSFLVPYVIMLLVEGMPLLYLELAVGQRMRQGSIGAWRTISPYLSGVGVASVVVSFFLSMYYNVINAWSFWYLFHSFQDPLPWSVCPLNANRTGYDEECEKASSTQYFWYRKTLNISPSIQESGGVQWEPALCLLLAWLLVYLCILRGTESTGKVVYFTASLPYCVLIIYLVRGLTLHGATNGLKYMFTPKIEQLANPRTWINAATQIFFSLGLGFGSLIAFASYNEPSNNCQKHAIIVSLINSSTSIFASIVTFSIYGFKATFNYESCLQKVILLLINSFDLEDGSVTADNLEQVKSYLASTYPSEYSAIAPQIHNCSLESELNTAVQGTGLAFIVYTEAIKNMEVSQLWSVLYFFMLLMLGVGSMLGNTAAILTPLTDSKFISSLLPREAISGLVCLINCAIGMVFTLESGNYWFDIFNDYGATLSLLLIVLVEAISVCYVYGLRRFERDLQAMTGRALSWYWKIMWAVVSPLLIISLFLFYLSDYILAGTLRYQAWDATQGQLVTRDYPPYALAVIGLLVAASTMCVPLVALGTFILRCLKRGDTAPAS, translated from the exons GTAGCTTCCTGGTCCCCTACGTCATCATGCTCCTGGTGGAGGGGATGCCGCTCCTGTACCTGGAACTGGCCGTGGGGCAGCGCATGCGACAGGGCAGCATTGGCGCCTGGAGGACCATCAGCCCCTACCTCAGCGGCGTCG GCGTCGCCAGCGTGGTggtctccttcttcctctccatgtACTACAACGTCATCAATGCCTGGTCCTTCTGGTACCTCTTCCACTCCTTCCAG GACCCCCTGCCGTGGTCCGTGTGCCCCCTGAACGCAAACCGCACGGGCTACGACGAGGAGTGCGAGAAGGCGTCGTCCACGCAGTACTTCTGGTACCGCAAGACCCTCAACATCTCGCCGTCCATCCAGGAGAGCGGCGGCGTGCAGTGGGAGCCGGCgctctgcctgctcctggcctggctgctggtGTACCTGTGCATCCTGCGGGGCACCGAGTCCACGGGCAAG GTGGTGTACTTCACTGCGTCGCTGCCCTACTGTGTGCTCATCATCTACCTGGTCAGGGGCCTCACGCTCCACGGAGCCACCAATGGCCTGAAGTACATGTTCACTCCCAAG ATCGAGCAGCTGGCCAACCCCAGGACCTGGATCAACGCGGCCACACAGATCTTcttctccctggggctggggttcgGCAGCCTGATCGCCTTTGCCAGCTACAACGAGCCCTCCAACAACTGCCAGAAACACGCCATCATCGTCTCCCTCATCAACAGCTCCACTTCCATATTCGCCAGCATCGTCACCTTCTCCATCTACGGCTTCAAGGCCACCTTCAACTACGAGAGCTGCTTGCAGAA GGTGATTCTGCTGCTGATCAACTCCTTCGACCTTGAGGATGGCTCCGTGACCGCCGACAACCTGGAGCAGGTGAAGAGCTACCTGGCGTCCACCTACCCCAGCGAGTACAGCGCCATAGCCCCGCAAATCCACAACTGCAGCCTGGAGTCGGAGCTGAACACG GCCGTCCAGGGCACAGGCCTGGCTTTCATCGTCTACACGGAGGCCATCAAGAACATGGAGGTGTCGCAGCTGTGGTCGGTGCTCTACTTCTTCATGCTGCTCATGTTGGGCGTGGGGAGCATGCTGGGGAACACAGCGGCCATCCTCACCCCTCTCACCGACAGCAAGTTCatctccagcctcctgcccaggGAGGCCATCTCAG GTCTGGTGTGCCTCATCAACTGTGCCATCGGCATGGTGTTCACCTTGGAGTCTGGCAACTACTGGTTTGACATCTTCAATGACTACGGAGCCACACTGTCCCTGCTGCTCATAGTGCTGGTGGAGGCGATCTCCGTGTGCTATGTGTACGGGCTGAGGAG GTTTGAACGTGACCTCCAGGCCATGACCGGCCGCGCCCTCAGCTGGTACTGGAAGATCATGTGGGCAGTCGTGAGCCCGCTGCTCATCATCAGCCTCTTTCTCTTCTACCTGAGCGACTACATCCTGGCGGGGACGCTGCGGTACCAAGCCTGGGACGCCACCCAG GGCCAGCTGGTGACCAGGGACTACCCGCCGTATGCTCTGGCTGTCATCGGGCTGCTCGTGGCCGCCTCCACCATGTGCGTCCCCCTGGTGGCCCTGGGGACATTCATCCTGCGCTGCCTCAAGAGAGGAGACACAGCCCCCGCGTCCTGA